A single window of Gossypium hirsutum isolate 1008001.06 chromosome A10, Gossypium_hirsutum_v2.1, whole genome shotgun sequence DNA harbors:
- the LOC107897354 gene encoding auxin-responsive protein IAA26, translated as MESGCSKNVESCPKLLDLIPQEREWHLKREERRDGSSEEKKLELRLGPPGESNWSNKNNTERDESLLSLGYFSSLKSNGKQTHKFPCPEDHPVGSVLSTPWAKNHHQQQTMPPFLQFPSTTAPPQTLPVIAKESSQPCCNKAVDLQEAERKAFKPPANTAVPLNGSQKRTAPGPVVGWPPIRSIRKNLANSSSSKLASESPTHKAANEKPAAEPNGKGLFVKINMDGVPIGRKVDLKAYDSYEKLSTAVDELFRGLLAAQRDSSAGGIVNKQEEEKAITGVLDGSGEYTLVYEDNEGDSMLVGDVPWHMFVSTVKRLRALKSSELSALSLGSNKQGKLQA; from the exons ATGGAGAGTGGTTGCTCTAAGAATGTTGAATCATGTCCTAAACTTCTTGATTTAATACCTCAAGAAAGAGAGTGGCATttgaagagagaagagagaagGGATGGATCCTCAGAGGAGAAGAAGCTGGAACTGAGGCTTGGTCCCCCAGGCGAGAGCAACTGGTCCAACAAAAACAACACTGAGAGAGATGAGTCTTTACTCTCACTAGGGTACTTCTCTTCCCTGAAGAGCAATGGAAAACAGACACACAAGTTTCCATGTCCGGAGGACCACCCTGTTGGGTCAGTTTTGTCCACTCCATGGGCCAAAAACCACCATCAACAGCAGACAATGCCTCCATTTCTCCAGTTCCCATCAACAACAGCCCCACCACAGACCTTGCCTGTTATAGCTAAGGAATCGTCACAGCCCTGTTGCAATAAAGCGGTAGACTTGCAGGAAGCTGAGAGAAAGGCatttaaacctcctgcaaatacAGCTGTGCCTCTCAATGGTTCTCAGAAAAG AACTGCTCCTGGTCCAGTTGTTGGTTGGCCTCCAATTCGTTCTATAAGGAAAAATCTTGCCAACAGCAGTTCTTCAAAACTAGCTTCTGAATCACCAACTCACAAGGCTGCTAATGAAAAACCAGCAGCTGAACCTAATGGCAAAGGCCTGTTTGTGAAAATCAACATGGATGGAGTTCCCATCGGTAGGAAAGTGGATCTCAAAGCCTATGATAGCTACGAAAAATTGTCAACTGCTGTCGATGAACTCTTCAGAGGCCTCCTTGCAG CTCAAAGAGATTCCTCTGCTGGTGGAATAGTGAACAAGCAAGAGGAAGAGAAAGCGATTACGGGCGTATTGGACGGAAGTGGGGAATATACACTTGTTTATGAGGATAACGAAGGAGACAGTATGCTTGTTGGGGATGTCCCATGGCA CATGTTTGTGTCGACTGTGAAGAGGCTGCGTGCGTTGAAGAGCTCCGAGTTATCTGCCCTTAGCC TTGGAAGCAATAAGCAAGGAAAGCTACAGGCTTGA